A DNA window from Massilia putida contains the following coding sequences:
- a CDS encoding pseudouridine synthase, protein MSLILFNKPFQVLCQFSREDARETLADYLDIPNIYPAGRLDADSEGLMLLTDDGRLQHQIAHPDHKEAKTYLVQLEGVADRASLDRLQAPIDLGDFTTKPCRATLIAEPDWLWPRNPPIRVRHDKPTSWVAITLEEGKNRQVRRMTAAVGLPTLRLVRSSIGPFSLATHPLMPGEWMEVPAAAVGSKG, encoded by the coding sequence ATGTCCCTCATCCTGTTCAATAAACCCTTCCAGGTGCTGTGCCAGTTCTCGCGCGAGGACGCGCGCGAGACCCTCGCCGATTACCTCGACATCCCGAACATCTACCCGGCCGGGCGCCTCGACGCCGACAGCGAAGGCTTGATGCTGCTCACGGACGACGGCCGACTGCAGCACCAGATCGCCCATCCGGACCACAAGGAAGCGAAGACCTATCTGGTGCAGCTGGAAGGCGTCGCCGACCGCGCCAGTCTCGATCGCCTGCAAGCCCCGATCGACCTGGGCGACTTCACGACGAAGCCGTGCCGCGCCACGTTGATTGCGGAGCCGGACTGGCTGTGGCCGCGCAACCCGCCCATCCGCGTGCGCCACGACAAGCCGACCAGCTGGGTCGCGATCACGCTCGAGGAAGGGAAAAACCGCCAGGTGCGGCGCATGACGGCCGCCGTCGGGCTGCCGACCTTGCGCCTGGTGCGCTCGAGCATCGGGCCGTTCTCGCTGGCGACGCATCCCTTGATGCCGGGCGAATGGATGGAAGTGCCGGCCGCCGCCGTTGGGAGCAAGGGTTGA
- a CDS encoding type II secretion system protein, with protein MDRTRKRGFTLIELLVVLGIVALLLTLAVPRFFPKIDSTKETILAENLRNTRAVIDQFHEDTGRYPESLQQLVEKKYLPALPFDPIAESDSAWVVVPPEEGDKGGVYTIRSGAPGTGRNGKPYAEW; from the coding sequence ATGGACAGGACACGCAAGCGGGGCTTCACCCTGATCGAACTGCTGGTCGTGCTGGGCATCGTGGCGCTGCTGCTCACGCTCGCGGTGCCGCGCTTCTTCCCGAAGATCGACAGCACCAAGGAGACCATCCTGGCCGAGAACCTGCGCAATACGCGCGCCGTGATCGACCAGTTCCATGAAGATACCGGGCGCTATCCGGAATCGCTGCAGCAACTCGTCGAGAAAAAATACCTGCCGGCGCTGCCGTTCGATCCGATCGCGGAAAGCGACTCGGCCTGGGTCGTCGTGCCGCCGGAGGAAGGCGACAAGGGCGGCGTCTACACCATCCGCAGCGGCGCGCCGGGCACGGGGCGCAACGGCAAGCCCTATGCGGAGTGGTAA
- the clpS gene encoding ATP-dependent Clp protease adapter ClpS produces the protein MATKHDTEQLLERQTVKPPPLYQVALLNDDYTPMEFVVAIIQEYFNKDRETATQIMLSVHRHGKGVCGVFSKDIACTKVEFVLTHARKAGHPLQCVMEEV, from the coding sequence ATGGCAACCAAGCACGATACCGAACAGCTGCTGGAGCGGCAGACAGTCAAGCCACCTCCGTTGTATCAGGTGGCGTTGCTTAATGACGACTACACGCCGATGGAGTTCGTGGTCGCCATCATCCAGGAGTACTTCAACAAGGATCGCGAGACGGCGACGCAGATCATGCTTTCTGTACACCGACATGGCAAAGGGGTGTGCGGCGTGTTTTCCAAAGATATAGCGTGTACCAAAGTGGAGTTTGTATTAACGCATGCGCGCAAGGCAGGCCATCCCCTGCAGTGCGTGATGGAGGAAGTATGA
- a CDS encoding type II secretion system protein translates to MRSGKALRREGGFTYLGLIILVTVIGLVGAATLKVDALLRRAQAEKDLLETGAAFSEALRTYAEATPKGQPSQPPSLQELLKDPRFPGVRRHLRKIFIDPLTGKAEWGIVWANPGDRRGVLAVYSLSKAKPLKVANFDARFSGFENRQHISDWKFVATGQGLVQGQVLAQGKPQAQIQPSLFQPPSGGVPAEPPSLFPGRGAAQSDAAPPVPPMQPADAPPAEKAEGDDRDAKEAKDGEPAPPSAAGDGR, encoded by the coding sequence ATGCGGAGTGGTAAGGCGCTCCGGCGCGAGGGCGGCTTCACCTACCTCGGCCTGATCATCCTCGTGACCGTGATCGGCCTGGTCGGCGCGGCCACGCTGAAAGTCGACGCGCTGCTGCGCCGCGCGCAGGCCGAGAAAGACCTGCTGGAGACCGGCGCCGCGTTCAGCGAAGCGCTGCGCACCTATGCCGAGGCGACGCCCAAGGGCCAGCCGTCGCAGCCGCCGTCGCTGCAGGAGCTGTTGAAGGATCCGCGTTTTCCCGGCGTGCGGCGGCACCTGCGCAAGATCTTCATCGACCCGCTGACGGGCAAGGCCGAGTGGGGCATCGTGTGGGCCAATCCCGGCGACCGGCGCGGCGTGCTGGCCGTGTACAGCCTGTCCAAGGCGAAGCCGCTGAAGGTGGCGAATTTCGACGCGCGCTTTTCCGGCTTCGAGAACAGGCAGCACATCTCGGACTGGAAGTTCGTGGCGACTGGGCAGGGGCTCGTGCAGGGACAGGTGCTGGCGCAAGGGAAGCCCCAGGCGCAGATCCAGCCGTCGCTGTTCCAGCCGCCGTCCGGGGGCGTGCCGGCCGAGCCGCCGTCGCTGTTTCCCGGACGGGGCGCGGCGCAGTCGGATGCGGCGCCGCCCGTGCCGCCGATGCAACCGGCAGACGCGCCGCCGGCCGAGAAGGCCGAGGGCGACGACAGGGATGCGAAGGAGGCGAAGGACGGCGAGCCGGCGCCGCCGTCCGCCGCGGGCGACGGCCGCTAG
- the clpA gene encoding ATP-dependent Clp protease ATP-binding subunit ClpA produces MIAQELEVSLHMAFVEARQARHEFITVEHLLLALLDNPSAAEVLRACAVNIEDLRKTLTNFIGDNTPTVPGTGEVDTQPTLGFQRVIQRAIMHVQSASNGKKEVTGANVLVAIFGEKDSHAVYYLHQQGVTRLDVVNFISHGVRKDQQIDSQKASEGVEEAQVEGQTKESPLDQFTQNLNKAAADGRIDPLIGREEEVDRVIQILCRRRKNNPLLVGEAGVGKTAIAEGLAWRIVQEDVPEILQNAVVYSLDMGALLAGTKYRGDFEQRLKAVLKQLKDTPNGILFIDEIHTIIGAGSASGGTLDASNLLKPALANGQLKCIGATTFTEFRGVFEKDHALSRRFQKVDVNEPSIEQTVQILRGLKSRFEEHHGVKYSASALSTAAELAARFINDRHLPDKAIDVIDEAGAAQRVLPKSKQKKTIGKTEIEDIIAKIARIPPQTVNQDDRSKLQTIDRDLRNVVFGQDPAIDALSSAIKMARAGLGKQDKPIGSFLFSGPTGVGKTEVAKQLAFILGIELVRFDMSEYMERHAVSRLIGAPPGYVGFDQGGLLTEAITKKPHAVLLLDEIEKAHPDIFNILLQVMDHGTLTDNNGRKADFRNVIIIMTTNAGAESLTKRSVGFVDSKAQGDEMADIKRMFTPEFRNRLDAIISFRALDEDIILRVVDKFLMQLEEQLHEKKVEAIFTEKLRKFLAKKGFDPLMGARPMSRLIQDMIRKALADELLFGRLVNGGRVTVDLNEKDDVFLEFPEGDVPPPPEPVETVEIE; encoded by the coding sequence ATGATTGCGCAGGAACTTGAAGTATCTCTACACATGGCCTTTGTCGAAGCGCGGCAGGCTCGGCACGAGTTCATCACGGTCGAACACCTGCTGCTGGCGCTGCTCGACAACCCGTCGGCCGCTGAAGTCCTGCGTGCGTGCGCGGTCAATATCGAAGACCTGCGTAAGACCTTGACGAATTTCATCGGCGATAACACTCCGACCGTGCCCGGCACCGGCGAAGTCGACACCCAACCGACGCTGGGCTTCCAGCGCGTAATCCAGCGCGCGATCATGCACGTCCAGTCGGCGTCGAACGGCAAGAAGGAAGTGACGGGCGCGAACGTGCTCGTGGCGATCTTCGGCGAGAAGGACTCGCATGCCGTTTACTACCTGCACCAGCAGGGCGTGACCCGTCTCGACGTGGTCAATTTCATCTCGCACGGCGTGCGCAAGGACCAGCAGATCGACAGCCAGAAGGCGTCGGAAGGCGTGGAAGAAGCGCAGGTCGAAGGCCAGACCAAGGAAAGCCCGCTGGATCAGTTCACCCAGAACTTGAACAAGGCTGCCGCCGATGGCCGTATCGACCCGCTGATCGGACGCGAAGAGGAAGTGGATCGCGTGATCCAGATCCTGTGCCGCCGGCGCAAGAACAATCCGCTGCTCGTGGGCGAGGCCGGCGTCGGCAAGACCGCGATCGCGGAGGGCCTGGCATGGCGCATCGTCCAGGAAGACGTGCCCGAGATCCTGCAGAATGCCGTCGTGTATTCGCTGGACATGGGCGCGTTGCTGGCCGGCACCAAGTACCGCGGCGACTTCGAGCAGCGCCTGAAGGCGGTGTTGAAGCAGCTCAAGGACACGCCGAACGGCATCCTGTTCATCGACGAGATCCACACGATCATCGGCGCCGGTTCGGCATCGGGCGGCACGCTCGACGCGTCGAACCTGCTCAAGCCGGCGCTCGCGAACGGCCAGCTGAAATGCATCGGCGCGACCACGTTCACGGAATTCCGCGGTGTGTTCGAGAAGGATCACGCACTCTCCCGCCGGTTCCAGAAAGTGGACGTGAACGAGCCGTCGATCGAGCAGACCGTGCAGATCCTGCGCGGCCTCAAGTCGCGCTTCGAAGAGCACCACGGCGTGAAGTATTCGGCGTCGGCCCTGTCGACCGCCGCCGAACTCGCCGCGCGCTTCATCAATGACCGTCATCTGCCGGACAAGGCGATCGACGTGATCGACGAAGCGGGTGCCGCTCAGCGCGTGCTGCCGAAGTCGAAGCAGAAGAAGACCATCGGCAAGACCGAGATCGAGGACATCATCGCGAAGATCGCGCGGATTCCACCGCAGACCGTCAACCAGGACGACCGCAGCAAGCTGCAGACCATCGACCGCGACCTGCGCAACGTCGTGTTCGGGCAAGACCCGGCCATCGATGCGCTGTCCTCCGCGATCAAGATGGCGCGTGCCGGCCTCGGCAAGCAGGACAAGCCGATCGGTTCGTTCCTGTTCTCCGGTCCGACCGGCGTCGGCAAGACGGAAGTCGCGAAGCAGCTGGCGTTCATCCTCGGCATCGAGCTGGTGCGCTTCGACATGTCGGAGTACATGGAGCGTCACGCCGTGTCGCGCCTGATCGGTGCGCCGCCGGGCTATGTCGGTTTCGACCAGGGCGGCCTGCTGACGGAAGCCATCACGAAGAAACCGCATGCGGTGCTGCTGCTGGACGAGATCGAGAAGGCCCATCCGGACATCTTCAACATCCTGCTGCAGGTGATGGACCATGGCACGCTGACCGACAACAACGGCCGCAAGGCGGACTTCCGCAACGTGATCATCATCATGACCACGAACGCGGGCGCCGAAAGCCTGACCAAGCGTTCGGTGGGCTTCGTGGATTCGAAGGCGCAGGGCGACGAGATGGCCGACATCAAGCGCATGTTCACGCCGGAGTTCCGCAACCGCCTGGATGCGATCATCAGCTTCCGCGCGCTCGACGAGGACATCATCCTGCGCGTCGTGGACAAGTTCCTGATGCAGCTGGAAGAGCAGCTGCACGAGAAGAAGGTGGAAGCCATCTTCACCGAGAAACTGCGCAAGTTCCTCGCGAAGAAAGGTTTCGATCCGCTGATGGGCGCACGGCCGATGTCGCGCCTCATCCAGGACATGATCCGCAAGGCGCTGGCCGACGAGCTGCTGTTCGGCCGTCTCGTGAACGGCGGCCGCGTCACGGTCGACCTGAACGAGAAGGACGACGTCTTCCTCGAATTCCCGGAAGGCGACGTGCCGCCGCCGCCGGAGCCGGTCGAGACCGTCGAAATCGAATAA
- a CDS encoding trans-sulfuration enzyme family protein: protein MSHSDDTNKRHIATRVIHGGQAPDPTTGAVMPPIYATSTFAQESPGVHKGLDYGRSHNPTRWALERCVADIESGGAAYAFASGLAAIAAVLELLPAGSHIVAGDDMYGGTYRLFERVRRASAGHDFTYVDLTDPLALANALRPDTKMVWVETPTNPMLKLADLHAIAQLCRERGVMTVCDNTFASPVNQRPLELGIDIVVHSTTKYMNGHSDVIGGIAVVGGQPHQQAWRERLGFIQNAVGAIQGPFDSFLVLRGIKTLALRVERSNGNALDLAQWLQGQPKVRHVYYPGLASHPQHELARRQMHGYGGIISIDLDTDLAGARRFLEQCEVFTLAESLGGVESLIEHPAIMTHATIPADQRARLGIGDGLIRLSVGIEHVEDQRADLARALAAI from the coding sequence GTGAGCCACTCAGACGATACAAATAAACGCCATATCGCCACCCGCGTCATCCACGGCGGCCAGGCACCCGACCCAACGACCGGCGCCGTGATGCCGCCCATTTACGCGACGTCGACCTTTGCCCAGGAAAGCCCCGGCGTGCACAAGGGCCTGGACTACGGCCGCTCGCACAACCCCACGCGCTGGGCGCTGGAACGCTGCGTGGCCGACATCGAAAGCGGCGGCGCCGCGTACGCGTTCGCGTCCGGCCTCGCGGCCATCGCGGCCGTGCTGGAACTGCTGCCGGCCGGTTCGCACATCGTGGCCGGCGACGACATGTACGGCGGCACGTACCGGCTGTTCGAACGCGTGCGCCGCGCGAGCGCCGGGCACGACTTCACCTACGTCGACCTGACCGACCCGCTGGCGCTCGCCAACGCACTGCGGCCCGACACGAAGATGGTGTGGGTGGAAACGCCGACGAACCCGATGCTTAAGCTCGCCGACCTGCACGCGATCGCGCAACTGTGCCGCGAGCGCGGCGTGATGACGGTGTGCGACAACACGTTCGCGAGCCCCGTCAACCAGCGCCCGCTGGAACTGGGCATCGACATCGTCGTGCACTCGACGACCAAGTACATGAACGGCCACTCGGACGTCATCGGCGGCATCGCCGTCGTCGGCGGCCAGCCGCACCAGCAGGCGTGGCGCGAACGCCTCGGCTTCATCCAGAATGCCGTCGGCGCCATCCAGGGCCCGTTCGACAGCTTCCTCGTGCTCCGCGGGATCAAGACGCTGGCGTTGCGCGTCGAACGCAGCAACGGCAACGCGCTCGACCTGGCGCAGTGGCTGCAAGGCCAGCCGAAAGTGCGGCACGTCTACTACCCTGGCCTCGCGTCGCATCCGCAGCACGAGCTGGCGCGGCGCCAGATGCACGGCTACGGCGGCATCATCTCCATCGACCTCGACACCGACCTCGCCGGCGCCCGCCGCTTCCTCGAACAGTGCGAGGTGTTCACCCTGGCCGAAAGCCTCGGCGGCGTCGAGAGCCTGATCGAGCACCCGGCCATCATGACGCATGCGACCATTCCGGCGGACCAGCGGGCGCGGCTCGGGATCGGAGACGGGTTGATCCGGTTATCCGTCGGGATCGAGCACGTGGAGGATCAGCGGGCGGATCTGGCGCGGGCGCTGGCGGCGATCTGA
- the icd gene encoding NADP-dependent isocitrate dehydrogenase codes for MVQHIKVPTDGQKIAVNADFTLNVPDQPVIPYIEGDGTGVDITPVMLKVVDAAVAKAYGGQRKIAWMEVFAGEKSTQVYGPDVWLPTETLDVVREYVVSIKGPLTTPVGGGIRSLNVALRQELDLYVCLRPVRYFNGVPSPLREPHKTDMVIFRENSEDIYAGIEWAAESPEAKKVIEFLTREMGVRKIRFPETSAIGVKPVSREGTERLVRKAIQYAVDNDKPSVTIVHKGNIMKYTEGGFRDWADALAQREFGAELIDGGPWCKFKNPRTGKDIVVKDSIADAFLQQILLRPAEYSVIATLNLNGDYISDALAAQVGGIGIAPGANMSDSVAMFEATHGTAPKYAGKDYVNPGSLILSAEMMLRHMGWTEAADLIISSMEKAIASKRVTYDFARLMEGATQVSCSGFGEVMIENM; via the coding sequence ATGGTTCAACATATTAAAGTACCTACCGATGGTCAAAAGATCGCTGTCAACGCAGACTTCACGCTGAACGTCCCCGACCAGCCGGTCATTCCCTATATCGAGGGCGACGGCACCGGCGTCGATATCACGCCCGTGATGCTGAAAGTCGTCGACGCGGCCGTGGCGAAGGCCTACGGCGGCCAGCGCAAGATCGCATGGATGGAAGTGTTTGCCGGCGAGAAGTCGACGCAGGTCTATGGACCGGACGTCTGGCTGCCGACCGAGACGCTGGACGTCGTGCGCGAGTACGTCGTCTCGATCAAGGGCCCGCTGACGACGCCGGTGGGCGGCGGCATCCGCTCGCTGAACGTGGCGCTGCGCCAGGAACTCGACCTGTACGTCTGCCTGCGCCCCGTGCGCTACTTCAACGGCGTACCGTCGCCGCTGCGCGAGCCGCACAAGACGGACATGGTCATCTTCCGCGAGAACTCGGAAGACATCTATGCCGGCATCGAATGGGCCGCCGAGTCGCCCGAGGCGAAGAAGGTCATCGAGTTCCTGACGCGCGAGATGGGCGTGCGCAAGATCCGCTTCCCGGAGACGTCCGCGATCGGTGTCAAGCCGGTGTCGCGCGAAGGCACGGAACGCCTCGTGCGCAAGGCGATCCAGTATGCCGTCGACAACGACAAGCCGTCCGTGACCATTGTCCACAAGGGCAATATCATGAAGTACACGGAAGGCGGTTTCCGCGACTGGGCGGATGCGCTGGCGCAACGCGAATTCGGCGCGGAACTGATCGATGGCGGCCCGTGGTGCAAGTTCAAGAACCCTCGCACGGGCAAGGACATCGTCGTCAAGGATTCGATCGCGGATGCGTTCCTGCAGCAGATCCTGCTGCGTCCGGCCGAATACAGCGTGATCGCCACGCTGAACCTGAACGGCGACTATATCTCCGATGCATTGGCGGCCCAGGTGGGCGGCATCGGCATCGCGCCGGGCGCCAATATGTCGGATTCGGTCGCGATGTTCGAAGCGACGCACGGCACAGCGCCGAAGTATGCGGGCAAGGATTACGTGAACCCCGGTTCGCTGATCCTGTCGGCCGAGATGATGCTGCGCCATATGGGGTGGACGGAAGCCGCCGACCTCATCATCAGTTCGATGGAAAAGGCGATCGCGTCCAAGCGCGTCACCTACGACTTCGCGCGCCTGATGGAAGGCGCGACGCAGGTATCGTGCTCGGGCTTCGGCGAGGTCATGATCGAGAATATGTAA
- a CDS encoding methyl-accepting chemotaxis protein has protein sequence MRLAHLHTGTKIIGAFAVVSLAIVIISIVALWRMQAADAITNDLVNNKLARQQMTAELLGLTRLNGARAVAIARSDSLEAADYFQNMLTQGDKNATALESKLGALPSVAEERALIDAVAQRKAAYLKVRQQVFQAKDLGKTQEVEQLAAGDLAATFDAYTRALDALLAWQTREAHAMAATSAQAFALSRVLLPAFGAAALLIGCAAGWLLTRSIVTPLQDAVALAERVAKGDLSATIAHDRGDEIGRLFDALNHMTGGVSATVVQVLDSARMIDGASAEIAAGNRDLSHRTEEQARSLHATVQAMADLTEAVEQNHVNAHDANELALAASGVAKEGAGAVEQMVARMETIRQSAARIGDITAMIDGIAFQTNILALNAAVEAARAGEQGRGFAVVAGEVRNLAQHSAAAAKEIKNLIGESTGAIESGAGIASAAGGTMREILGRVQQVADLLHAIDGASSEQAAGIARVRRVIADMDEATQQNAAMVEQAAAAAATLRAQAEELTGVVSTFRVRGDQAEPHVLVAEDEGAHGRGLALPAPAYA, from the coding sequence ATGCGACTCGCACACCTCCACACCGGCACCAAGATCATCGGCGCCTTTGCCGTGGTGTCCCTAGCCATCGTCATCATTTCCATCGTCGCGCTGTGGCGCATGCAGGCCGCCGACGCCATCACGAACGACCTCGTCAACAATAAACTCGCCCGCCAGCAGATGACGGCCGAGTTGCTGGGCTTGACGCGCCTGAACGGTGCGCGGGCCGTGGCCATCGCCCGCAGTGACAGTCTCGAAGCCGCCGACTACTTCCAGAACATGCTCACGCAGGGGGACAAGAACGCGACCGCCCTGGAGTCGAAACTGGGTGCGCTGCCGTCCGTGGCGGAGGAACGCGCGCTGATCGACGCCGTCGCGCAGCGCAAGGCCGCTTACCTGAAAGTACGCCAGCAAGTCTTCCAGGCCAAGGACCTCGGCAAGACGCAGGAAGTCGAACAGTTGGCGGCCGGCGACCTGGCCGCCACCTTCGACGCCTACACCCGCGCCCTCGACGCGCTGCTGGCCTGGCAGACCCGCGAAGCCCACGCGATGGCCGCCACGTCCGCGCAGGCGTTCGCCTTGAGCCGCGTGCTGCTGCCCGCGTTCGGCGCGGCCGCCTTGCTGATCGGTTGCGCGGCCGGCTGGCTGCTCACGCGCAGCATCGTCACGCCGCTGCAGGATGCCGTGGCGCTCGCCGAGCGCGTTGCGAAAGGCGATCTTTCCGCCACCATCGCCCATGACCGCGGCGACGAGATCGGCCGCCTGTTCGATGCACTGAACCATATGACGGGTGGGGTGTCGGCCACCGTCGTCCAAGTGCTCGACAGCGCCAGGATGATCGACGGCGCATCGGCCGAGATCGCGGCCGGCAACCGCGACCTGTCGCACCGGACGGAAGAGCAGGCCCGCAGCCTGCATGCGACCGTGCAGGCGATGGCCGACCTGACCGAGGCGGTCGAACAGAACCACGTCAACGCGCACGACGCCAACGAGCTCGCGCTGGCCGCATCCGGTGTGGCGAAAGAGGGCGCCGGCGCCGTCGAGCAGATGGTCGCGCGCATGGAGACGATCCGCCAGTCGGCCGCGCGCATCGGCGACATCACCGCGATGATCGACGGCATCGCGTTCCAGACGAATATCCTGGCCTTGAATGCGGCCGTCGAGGCGGCGCGCGCCGGCGAGCAGGGACGCGGCTTCGCCGTCGTCGCCGGCGAGGTGCGCAATCTGGCCCAACATTCGGCGGCGGCCGCCAAGGAAATCAAGAACCTCATCGGCGAATCGACGGGCGCCATCGAATCCGGTGCCGGCATCGCCAGCGCGGCGGGCGGCACGATGCGCGAGATCCTCGGCCGCGTGCAGCAGGTGGCCGATCTGCTGCATGCGATCGACGGCGCCAGCTCGGAACAGGCAGCCGGCATCGCCCGCGTGCGCCGCGTCATCGCCGACATGGACGAGGCGACCCAGCAGAATGCCGCCATGGTCGAACAGGCGGCGGCCGCGGCGGCAACGCTGCGCGCGCAGGCGGAGGAGCTGACGGGCGTCGTGTCCACGTTCCGCGTGCGGGGCGACCAGGCGGAACCTCACGTGCTGGTGGCGGAAGACGAGGGCGCGCATGGGCGCGGCCTGGCGCTGCCGGCGCCGGCGTATGCCTGA
- the murJ gene encoding murein biosynthesis integral membrane protein MurJ, which yields MNLLKTLAAISSMTMLSRITGLLRDSLFARAFGASDYTDAFNIAFRLPNLLRRLFGEGAFSQAFVPILAEYKSQQGDAATRTLVDHVANTLVWATLVTSLIGIIGAPIVLYVIASGLTGPAFDAGVVMTRLMFPYILCMSFVVLAGAVLNTWREFKIPAFTPVLWNLSSIFFSLFMVKYFDVPIYSMAVAVMVGGVLQVGIQIPALKRIGMLPRLSVNPFAGLSDPGVRRILKKMGPAVFAVSAAQISLLINTNIASRLGAGSVSVLQYADRLMEFPTGMLGVALGTVLLPSLSKANADGDPVEYSALLDWGLRLTFLLALPAAVGLAALAEPLIATLFNYGAFNAHAVSAATAPLMAYAAGLLGIILVKILAPAFYARQDIRTPVKIAVGVLVATQLMNLVFVPVLGVAGLALSIGLGACINASFLFTGLRRRAIYVPHAGWLPFFLKVVAAVALMGGVAWFSQAQLDWAALRAHPVLRAGALFLIIGVSAIVYFAVLLALGFRPRQFMRRAK from the coding sequence ATGAACCTACTCAAGACCCTGGCAGCCATCTCGAGCATGACGATGCTGTCCCGTATCACCGGCCTGTTGCGCGATTCCCTCTTTGCCCGTGCCTTCGGCGCCAGCGATTACACCGACGCCTTCAACATCGCGTTCCGCCTGCCCAACCTGCTGCGCCGCCTGTTCGGCGAGGGCGCGTTCTCGCAAGCGTTCGTGCCGATCCTGGCCGAGTACAAGAGCCAGCAAGGCGACGCCGCCACCCGCACCCTCGTCGACCACGTGGCCAATACGCTCGTGTGGGCGACATTGGTCACCAGCCTCATCGGCATCATCGGCGCGCCGATCGTCCTGTACGTCATCGCCAGCGGCCTGACCGGCCCGGCGTTCGACGCCGGCGTCGTCATGACCCGGCTGATGTTCCCGTACATCCTGTGCATGTCGTTCGTCGTGCTGGCCGGCGCCGTGCTGAATACCTGGCGCGAATTCAAGATCCCGGCGTTCACGCCCGTGCTGTGGAACCTGTCCTCGATCTTCTTTTCGCTGTTCATGGTGAAGTATTTCGACGTGCCGATCTATTCGATGGCCGTCGCCGTGATGGTCGGCGGCGTGCTGCAGGTCGGCATCCAGATCCCGGCCTTGAAGCGCATCGGCATGCTGCCGCGCCTGTCGGTGAATCCCTTCGCCGGCCTGTCGGATCCCGGCGTGCGCCGCATCCTCAAGAAGATGGGGCCGGCCGTGTTCGCCGTGTCGGCTGCGCAGATCAGCCTGCTCATCAACACGAATATCGCGTCGCGCCTGGGCGCCGGCAGCGTCTCCGTGCTGCAGTACGCGGACCGGCTGATGGAATTCCCGACCGGCATGCTGGGCGTCGCGCTGGGCACCGTGCTGCTGCCCAGCCTGTCGAAGGCGAACGCGGACGGCGACCCCGTCGAATACTCCGCCCTGCTCGACTGGGGCCTGCGCCTGACGTTCCTGCTCGCCCTCCCGGCGGCCGTCGGCCTGGCCGCGCTGGCCGAGCCGCTGATCGCGACCCTGTTCAACTACGGCGCCTTCAACGCGCACGCCGTCAGCGCCGCCACGGCGCCGCTGATGGCCTATGCGGCCGGCCTGCTCGGCATCATCCTCGTCAAGATCCTCGCGCCGGCCTTCTATGCACGCCAGGACATCCGCACGCCGGTGAAGATCGCCGTCGGCGTGCTCGTCGCCACGCAGCTGATGAACCTGGTGTTCGTGCCGGTGCTCGGCGTGGCGGGCCTCGCGCTGTCGATCGGCCTGGGCGCCTGCATCAATGCCAGCTTCCTGTTCACGGGCCTGCGCCGCCGCGCCATCTACGTGCCGCATGCGGGCTGGCTGCCGTTCTTTTTGAAAGTGGTCGCGGCCGTCGCGCTGATGGGCGGCGTGGCGTGGTTCAGCCAGGCGCAGCTCGACTGGGCCGCGCTGCGCGCCCACCCGGTGCTGCGCGCCGGGGCGCTGTTCCTCATCATCGGCGTGTCCGCCATCGTCTATTTCGCCGTGCTGCTGGCGCTGGGCTTCCGTCCGCGCCAGTTCATGCGCCGCGCCAAGTGA
- the cspE gene encoding transcription antiterminator/RNA stability regulator CspE encodes MATGTVKWFNDSKGFGFITPDDGGEDLFAHFSAINMNGFKTLKEGQKVQFEVTQGPKGKQASNIVGA; translated from the coding sequence ATGGCAACAGGTACTGTTAAGTGGTTCAATGATTCCAAAGGTTTTGGCTTCATCACCCCTGATGACGGCGGCGAAGATTTGTTCGCGCACTTCTCCGCAATCAATATGAACGGTTTTAAGACCCTCAAAGAAGGTCAAAAAGTCCAATTCGAAGTCACGCAAGGCCCGAAAGGCAAGCAAGCTTCCAACATCGTCGGCGCGTAA
- the rpsT gene encoding 30S ribosomal protein S20: protein MANTAQARKRARQAVKQNAHNSAQRSTLRTAIKAVRKAIQAGDKAAASQIFQQSVSTIDSIADKKIIHKNKAARHKSRLAAAIKALSA from the coding sequence ATGGCAAATACCGCACAGGCGCGCAAGCGCGCTCGTCAGGCAGTTAAGCAAAACGCGCACAACTCGGCTCAGCGCTCGACCCTGCGTACCGCAATCAAGGCCGTCCGCAAGGCCATCCAGGCAGGCGACAAGGCCGCTGCCTCGCAAATCTTCCAGCAGTCCGTGTCGACCATCGACAGCATCGCTGACAAGAAAATCATCCACAAGAACAAGGCCGCTCGCCACAAGAGCCGCCTGGCTGCCGCCATCAAGGCCCTGTCGGCTTAA